The Corynebacterium minutissimum genome includes the window GGCGGACATCGTGTCTGGGTCGACCTCAGAGAAACCATCCATGAGGTCGGTGATTTCCTTGCGGCGCTCTTCTGGGACATCGTCCGAAATGACGACGCCGCCGTTGGGGTACATGTCGGTGTATCCGAAGACGACGAGCTTCTCAGCCAAGTCAGGGGCCTCGGACGAGTCGATGGTGGAGCGTGCGTCCCAGAAGCTAAAGCCCACCTCAGCGTCGCCGTTGTAGACAGCCATGATGGAAGCATCGTTGGAGGTTACCGGGACCTTCTTGAGGCTATCGACGTCGATACCCTGGGACTCCATCGCCATGACGGGCAGCTGGTAGCCGGCCGGGGAGGTGGCACCGAGCATAGCGACGGTGGTCTCACCATCGATCTTCTTCAGTGCCTCGAGGCCCTTCGGCCCCTGGCCCTTGTTCTCGTCTGCGGTGGCGGTGCCGTTGCAGTAGAGGTACTCGGCGCCGCTGGCAGCGTAGGTGGACTTGACTGGCTCATCTTCGCAGTACTTGTCCGGGTTGTTGGTGACGAACTGGCCGGCGTAGGAATCTGCACCGAAGCGCTCGTCCTGCAGCACAGCGTGGGCGTCGTACATGTCTTCAGCGGAGGCCAGCTGTGCAGCGGAGGCGATGGCGATGTCTGCTTGGCCGGAGCCGATGGCCTCGACGGCGGCCTGGTAATCCTTGGTCACGACACCCTCGACCTCCACGCCGAGCTCCTCAGAGAGGTAATCGGTCAGCGGCTTCGCGGTGGTCACCAGGTCATTGACCTTCTCGTTTGGGATGAGCGCGAGGGTGAGCTTCTCATCGGAGCCCTTGGCAGAATCGGAACCGTTATCGGAGTCGGAAGAGCAGGCGGTGAGGGAGAGGGACAACGTAAGTGCGGTGGCGGCAAGAGCGGTGAAACGGCGCATAATGAATGTCTTTCTGTGCGTGTGGGTTAAAGAGCGGAGGTCAGTTCGGGAAAGATGTCGGTGACGCGGGTGACGCGCCACGTCGGGTCAGCCTCAGGGGAGGTTGCGAAGGGGGAGTCAACGAGCACGGTGCGTCCGCCTACGGCGGCCACGGGTGCGAGGTCGAACTCCCAAATATCGCCGAAGGAGATGAGGTGAGTCGGATCCGTGTCGGCGAGATCGGTGTCGAGGATTCGGGTAAGGCCTTCGGGTTTGCCCACTCTGGTGTAGACGGTGTCGAAGGACCTGTCGAGGCCCAGTGTGTGAAGGGCAGCGCTGAGTCCAATCTCTGGAGAGTTAGTCGCCAGAATGGCGCGGCCGGGGTAGGAGGCAAGGAAGTTAGCAAGCCCCTCAGGGGCGGTGATACCGGTGTCGGCGAGGTTCTCCCGGGAAGCCATATATGCCTCCTGGCAGGTCTCTTCCGGCACGTCGAGTTCAGCGGCGAGAGTACGGACGAGGTGGTAACCGTCGCGTGCTGAGCCGACGTTATCGGAGTTCAACAGCGCTTCGGCGTCTTGAGCAATGGATGGGTGCCCGGCTTTCTCTGCAATAAGGTGCGCATAGGCCAGCACGGGACCGTGGCCAAGGCTGACGGTCCCGTCAAAATCGAAGAGAAGGACTGGGCGAGTTATGTCTGTGGACATAAAGTACAAACTAACGGCGGGTTATGTACTTCGCGACCGCAGGCGGTAAACATTCAGTGAACAGTGCGTGCACATCTGGCTTTGGTACCCTAAGGGGCTGTAAAAATCTCTTCTCGAAGGCCGACATTATGTCTCTTCCCACCGAGCAGTTACTGCTCGAACGCTTTATGAAGCTCTCCATCGCTACTGCAGTGGCCACGATCGTGCTCAAGATTGTCGCTGCTGCGGTGACGGGATCGGTGGGCTTTCTTTCCGACGCCCTCGAATCTGGTGTGAACCTCGTCGCCGCCGTTGTAGGTTTTGTGGCTATTAAGATTGCGGCAAAGCCGGCAGACGCAAACCACCAGTTCGGCCACGGCAAGGCCGAATATGTTTCCGCGCTGGTGGAGGGTGCAATGATCTTCGTCGCTGCGGCGATGATTATCTATACGGCCATTCGCCGACTTCTGGAGCCGCAGCCGCTGGAGCAGCCTGGGCTCGGACTTTTACTATCGCTCGTGGCCTCCCTGCTGAACCTGGGCGTGGGCCTTCTGCTTGTGCGCGCGGGAAAACAACACCGTTCAGCCACCTTGCAAGCAGATGGAAAGCACTTGCTTACCGACGTCTGGACGTCCGTCGGCGTTATCGTCGGTATTGGAGCGGTGGCGTTGACAGACTGGCTGTGGCTGGACCCGATCATCGCCTTTGCCGTGGGCCTCAATATTTTGTGGACTGGCTACAAGTTGCTCAAAGAATCGTTGAGCTCTCTGTTGTCGGAGTCCTTGCCCAAGAAAGAACACGCGCAGCTCGACGCCCTCCTCAACGAGCTGGAGGAGCACCATGACGTGGAATTTACTTCGCGGCGCACCGTTGCTTCGGGCCGCAACCGCTTGGTGTATCTCACGATGGATGTTCCCGGCCAGTGGACGGTGCTGCACTCGCACACCATCGCCGACCGCATCGAAGACGCCATCGACGAGCTTTTCCCTGGCGCCGAGGTCTTTATCCACGTCGAGCCTGCAGGAACGGTTCATCGCCGGATTCTGCGCATGCCGTAATGCTTGCAGCTAGCGCAGGCTGGCCACGCCGCGTCCGCCTTCCATTACCCACGGCCAACTCAGACCGTTCTTGGTGAGGACATTGACGCGGATCTCATCGGGGACAATCCAGTCCTTGTTGGCGTAGCCCAGCAAGTATTCGTCGAACGCAGGCAGCTCGAGTCGTAGTTCTAGGGCAGTACGGATGTCCTCCGCAGAAACATCTTCCTGCCAAGTGGCCATCCAAAAGTCTTGGCCATCGTGGCGAGTGCGTCGAGCGTCTGCCGACTTCAAAGCTGTGGTGGCTTGAGTCTTGCTGAGCTTTGACCACGCTTGGAGGTCTTCTACCGAGACCGGACCATGACCTGAGATATACCGTTGACCAAGTTCGTGAAGGGGATGCGCGGGCTCGTGTTGGGCAACGGGAAGTGCATCAACGTGAAGAAAGGTTTCCTGGTTGCCGTCCTTGGGGCCTTGGACGAGGTCACCTGCCCCGCCGAAGGCACGCAGTAAGTGGGAGCCGCGACCTTCTGTGGGATCCACGCCCGTCTCGGCGAAAAGCTCATAGACCTGCGCGCGGGTTAATGGTGTGGTGGCTGCGCTGTGGAGGGCCTCTGAGCACGCTTCAAACATCTCTTCGCTGAGCCCTAGACTGGGGCGCCGAGACTTCTGGCTTGCGGCGATGCGTGGATAGAGGAGACAGGACATCCAGCGGACGTCGGCAGCCGGCATGAA containing:
- a CDS encoding phosphate/phosphite/phosphonate ABC transporter substrate-binding protein produces the protein MRRFTALAATALTLSLSLTACSSDSDNGSDSAKGSDEKLTLALIPNEKVNDLVTTAKPLTDYLSEELGVEVEGVVTKDYQAAVEAIGSGQADIAIASAAQLASAEDMYDAHAVLQDERFGADSYAGQFVTNNPDKYCEDEPVKSTYAASGAEYLYCNGTATADENKGQGPKGLEALKKIDGETTVAMLGATSPAGYQLPVMAMESQGIDVDSLKKVPVTSNDASIMAVYNGDAEVGFSFWDARSTIDSSEAPDLAEKLVVFGYTDMYPNGGVVISDDVPEERRKEITDLMDGFSEVDPDTMSAIFDITDWVPAKKESIDMARKVNERFAQ
- a CDS encoding DNA glycosylase AlkZ-like family protein: MHELSRDELLARRLIAQGLAPSAARPSLASALDVAEHLLALQGQTYDAGVRALSLRAGCDDDKVLKEIESYCVVRCWPQRGTLHFMPAADVRWMSCLLYPRIAASQKSRRPSLGLSEEMFEACSEALHSAATTPLTRAQVYELFAETGVDPTEGRGSHLLRAFGGAGDLVQGPKDGNQETFLHVDALPVAQHEPAHPLHELGQRYISGHGPVSVEDLQAWSKLSKTQATTALKSADARRTRHDGQDFWMATWQEDVSAEDIRTALELRLELPAFDEYLLGYANKDWIVPDEIRVNVLTKNGLSWPWVMEGGRGVASLR
- a CDS encoding cation diffusion facilitator family transporter, coding for MSLPTEQLLLERFMKLSIATAVATIVLKIVAAAVTGSVGFLSDALESGVNLVAAVVGFVAIKIAAKPADANHQFGHGKAEYVSALVEGAMIFVAAAMIIYTAIRRLLEPQPLEQPGLGLLLSLVASLLNLGVGLLLVRAGKQHRSATLQADGKHLLTDVWTSVGVIVGIGAVALTDWLWLDPIIAFAVGLNILWTGYKLLKESLSSLLSESLPKKEHAQLDALLNELEEHHDVEFTSRRTVASGRNRLVYLTMDVPGQWTVLHSHTIADRIEDAIDELFPGAEVFIHVEPAGTVHRRILRMP
- a CDS encoding HAD family hydrolase, whose translation is MSTDITRPVLLFDFDGTVSLGHGPVLAYAHLIAEKAGHPSIAQDAEALLNSDNVGSARDGYHLVRTLAAELDVPEETCQEAYMASRENLADTGITAPEGLANFLASYPGRAILATNSPEIGLSAALHTLGLDRSFDTVYTRVGKPEGLTRILDTDLADTDPTHLISFGDIWEFDLAPVAAVGGRTVLVDSPFATSPEADPTWRVTRVTDIFPELTSAL